Proteins from one Cryptomeria japonica chromosome 4, Sugi_1.0, whole genome shotgun sequence genomic window:
- the LOC131074151 gene encoding cysteine-rich receptor-like protein kinase 10 isoform X2 — protein MKYNSLFSIPYRGTTFLPTLLLLLFVWNFPSVMSTYAWHTCDNSSTFTNGSTYSTDLNLVINDLYLNAPKSSGFNTSSHGQSPSKVYGLLQCTRNVSAERCSKCVVEANKTIHDLCPNDIGGKIWLDDCFMRYQNYNFISRLDTNKIILLNTMDISKSRDAFENTTSSLLSNLSDTACIPANKGVAAGTAKYNATGILYGLVQCCRDISTEDCRTCLSKARANLSNCCSTKQGAQFLSASCRARYEIYPILDSQQSPSPLPSPSPSPEESVHPTTSTPEKKSSKTLPIVLGLVGGIILVLFICLVVFRQRVKSLIFKGPVTIATPTQEMHGFSPQPAFMGEQNLVFSLQALVEATDNFNDNNKLGQGGFGAVYKGITSDGNEIAVKKLSAKSKQGKKEFMNEVKLVANVQHRNLARLLGCCVEGNERLLVYDYFPNKSLDTFLFDVEKRKELDWEKRYNIIIGIARGLLYLHQESQLRIIHRDIKANNILLDHKLNPKIADFGLAKLFPEDKTHIHTRVAGTYGYMPPEYAMRGQLSVKVDVYSFGVVLLEIISGRKNNDNHLPYDMQHLVEWAWKLFQGGNALNMADSEASGVSEEEALRCIHVGLLCVQANATFRPVMSDVITMLSSSSVTLPNPSKPAFVSTGHSHSLKPEPMSMSSWGNDEDKIVTTSQISGATTTSSSGIRSVNEASITEVEAR, from the exons ATGAAGTACAACTCTTTGTTCTCTATTCCTTACAGAGGAACTACTTTTCTTCCAACCCTCCTCCTTTTGCTGTTTGTATGGAATTTTCCTTCAGTCATGTCTACCTACGCATGGCACACATGCGATAATTCCTCAACTTTCACCAATGGCAGCACCTATTCCACAGACTTAAACCTAGTTATCAACGATCTGTATCTTAATGCACCTAAAAGTTCAGGGTTTAACACTTCTTCCCATGGCCAATCTCCCAGTAAGGTTTACGGTCTGCTCCAGTGCACTAGAAATGTATCAGCAGAGAGATGCTCAAAATGTGTGGTGGAAGCAAATAAAACCATTCACGACCTTTGCCCCAACGACATAGGTGGGAAAATATGGCTGGATGACTGCTTCATGCGCTATCAAAACTATAATTTCATTTCAAGACTAGATACTAATAAAATTATCTTACTGAATACGATGGATATTAGTAAAAGTAGAGATGCTTTCGAGAACACAACCAGCAGCCTTCTGTCGAATCTGTCTGACACAGCTTGCATCCCTGCAAATAAGGGTGTCGCTGCTGGAACAGCCAAATATAATGCTACTGGAATATTATATGGTTTAGTTCAGTGTTGTAGAGATATATCAACAGAAGATTGCAGAACATGTTTGTCTAAAGCAAGAGCAAATCTGAGCAATTGCTGTTCTACAAAACAAGGAGCCCAGTTTCTGAGCGCGAGCTGCAGGGCAAGATATGAGATATACCCGATTTTGGACTCTCAACAATCGCCCTCTCCCTTGCCCTCGCCCTCTCCCTCCCCTGAGGAGTCCGTACATCCAACTACTTCCACACCAGAAA AAAAGTCCTCGAAAACATTACCTATCGTTTTGGGGCTTGTGGGAGGCATCATTCTAGTTTTATTTATTTGTCTGGTCGTATTCAGACAAAGAGTTAAATCTCTTATTTTTAAGGGACCAGTAACTATTGCTACTCCCACTCAAG AGATGCATGGATTTTCCCCTCAACCTGCGTTCATGGGAGAGCAAAACCTTGTCTTCAGCTTACAAGCTCTAGTAGAAGCCACAGATAATTTTAATGACAACAATAAGCTTGGACAGGGAGGCTTCGGTGCGGTGTACAAG GGGATAACTAGTGATGGAAATGAAATAGCAGTGAAGAAACTTTCTGCCAAATCTAAACAAGGAAAGAAAGAATTTATGAATGAAGTAAAATTGGTGGCGAACGTTCAGCACCGAAACCTTGCAAGGCTGCTAGGCTGTTGCGTAGAGGGAAATGAAAggttgcttgtttatgattatTTTCCAAACAAGAGTTTAGACACATTTCTTTTTG ATGTAGAGAAGCGTAAAGAGCTAGACTGGGAAAAGCGTTATAACATCATCATTGGGATTGCTCGTGGACTTCTCTACCTTCACCAGGAGTCACAGTTGAGAATCATTCATAGAGATATTAAAGCGAACAATATTTTGCTTGACCACAAACTCAATCCAAAGATAGCTGACTTTGGTTTAGCTAAACTTTTTCCCGAAGACAAGACACATATCCATACCAGAGTTGCAGGCACATA TGGTTACATGCCTCCAGAGTATGCAATGCGAGGACAGCTGTCAGTTAAAGTAGACGTTTACAGTTTTGGAGTAGTTCTGCTCGAGATCATAAGTGGAAGAAAAAACAATGATAATCATCTTCCCTACGATATGCAACACCTTGTAGAATGG GCATGGAAACTGTTCCAGGGAGGAAATGCACTGAATATGGCAGATTCAGAGGCATCTGGAGTCAGTGAGGAGGAGGCCTTAAGATGCATCCATGTTGGGCTTCTGTGTGTACAAGCTAATGCAACATTTCGTCCAGTTATGTCTGATGTTATTACAATGCTCTCAAGCAGTTCAGTGACATTACCAAATCCTTCAAAACCTGCTTTCGTAAGTACTGGTCACAGCCATTCTCTAAAACCAGAACCAATGTCAATGTCAAGCTGGGGAAATGACGAGGATAAAATCGTAACAACATCACAGATTTCTGGGGCAACTACAACATCTTCATCAGGGATTCGTTCAGTAAATGAAGCTTCCATTACTGAAGTAGAAGCTAGGTGA
- the LOC131074151 gene encoding cysteine-rich receptor-like protein kinase 10 isoform X3, which yields MKYNSLFSIPYRGTTFLPTLLLLLFVWNFPSVMSTYAWHTCDNSSTFTNGSTYSTDLNLVINDLYLNAPKSSGFNTSSHGQSPSKVYGLLQCTRNVSAERCSKCVVEANKTIHDLCPNDIGGKIWLDDCFMRYQNYNFISRLDTNKIILLNTMDISKSRDAFENTTSSLLSNLSDTACIPANKGVAAGTAKYNATGILYGLVQCCRDISTEDCRTCLSKARANLSNCCSTKQGAQFLSASCRARYEIYPILDSQQSPSPLPSPSPSPEESVHPTTSTPETTEMHGFSPQPAFMGEQNLVFSLQALVEATDNFNDNNKLGQGGFGAVYKGITSDGNEIAVKKLSAKSKQGKKEFMNEVKLVANVQHRNLARLLGCCVEGNERLLVYDYFPNKSLDTFLFDVEKRKELDWEKRYNIIIGIARGLLYLHQESQLRIIHRDIKANNILLDHKLNPKIADFGLAKLFPEDKTHIHTRVAGTYGYMPPEYAMRGQLSVKVDVYSFGVVLLEIISGRKNNDNHLPYDMQHLVEWAWKLFQGGNALNMADSEASGVSEEEALRCIHVGLLCVQANATFRPVMSDVITMLSSSSVTLPNPSKPAFVSTGHSHSLKPEPMSMSSWGNDEDKIVTTSQISGATTTSSSGIRSVNEASITEVEAR from the exons ATGAAGTACAACTCTTTGTTCTCTATTCCTTACAGAGGAACTACTTTTCTTCCAACCCTCCTCCTTTTGCTGTTTGTATGGAATTTTCCTTCAGTCATGTCTACCTACGCATGGCACACATGCGATAATTCCTCAACTTTCACCAATGGCAGCACCTATTCCACAGACTTAAACCTAGTTATCAACGATCTGTATCTTAATGCACCTAAAAGTTCAGGGTTTAACACTTCTTCCCATGGCCAATCTCCCAGTAAGGTTTACGGTCTGCTCCAGTGCACTAGAAATGTATCAGCAGAGAGATGCTCAAAATGTGTGGTGGAAGCAAATAAAACCATTCACGACCTTTGCCCCAACGACATAGGTGGGAAAATATGGCTGGATGACTGCTTCATGCGCTATCAAAACTATAATTTCATTTCAAGACTAGATACTAATAAAATTATCTTACTGAATACGATGGATATTAGTAAAAGTAGAGATGCTTTCGAGAACACAACCAGCAGCCTTCTGTCGAATCTGTCTGACACAGCTTGCATCCCTGCAAATAAGGGTGTCGCTGCTGGAACAGCCAAATATAATGCTACTGGAATATTATATGGTTTAGTTCAGTGTTGTAGAGATATATCAACAGAAGATTGCAGAACATGTTTGTCTAAAGCAAGAGCAAATCTGAGCAATTGCTGTTCTACAAAACAAGGAGCCCAGTTTCTGAGCGCGAGCTGCAGGGCAAGATATGAGATATACCCGATTTTGGACTCTCAACAATCGCCCTCTCCCTTGCCCTCGCCCTCTCCCTCCCCTGAGGAGTCCGTACATCCAACTACTTCCACACCAGAAA CTACAGAGATGCATGGATTTTCCCCTCAACCTGCGTTCATGGGAGAGCAAAACCTTGTCTTCAGCTTACAAGCTCTAGTAGAAGCCACAGATAATTTTAATGACAACAATAAGCTTGGACAGGGAGGCTTCGGTGCGGTGTACAAG GGGATAACTAGTGATGGAAATGAAATAGCAGTGAAGAAACTTTCTGCCAAATCTAAACAAGGAAAGAAAGAATTTATGAATGAAGTAAAATTGGTGGCGAACGTTCAGCACCGAAACCTTGCAAGGCTGCTAGGCTGTTGCGTAGAGGGAAATGAAAggttgcttgtttatgattatTTTCCAAACAAGAGTTTAGACACATTTCTTTTTG ATGTAGAGAAGCGTAAAGAGCTAGACTGGGAAAAGCGTTATAACATCATCATTGGGATTGCTCGTGGACTTCTCTACCTTCACCAGGAGTCACAGTTGAGAATCATTCATAGAGATATTAAAGCGAACAATATTTTGCTTGACCACAAACTCAATCCAAAGATAGCTGACTTTGGTTTAGCTAAACTTTTTCCCGAAGACAAGACACATATCCATACCAGAGTTGCAGGCACATA TGGTTACATGCCTCCAGAGTATGCAATGCGAGGACAGCTGTCAGTTAAAGTAGACGTTTACAGTTTTGGAGTAGTTCTGCTCGAGATCATAAGTGGAAGAAAAAACAATGATAATCATCTTCCCTACGATATGCAACACCTTGTAGAATGG GCATGGAAACTGTTCCAGGGAGGAAATGCACTGAATATGGCAGATTCAGAGGCATCTGGAGTCAGTGAGGAGGAGGCCTTAAGATGCATCCATGTTGGGCTTCTGTGTGTACAAGCTAATGCAACATTTCGTCCAGTTATGTCTGATGTTATTACAATGCTCTCAAGCAGTTCAGTGACATTACCAAATCCTTCAAAACCTGCTTTCGTAAGTACTGGTCACAGCCATTCTCTAAAACCAGAACCAATGTCAATGTCAAGCTGGGGAAATGACGAGGATAAAATCGTAACAACATCACAGATTTCTGGGGCAACTACAACATCTTCATCAGGGATTCGTTCAGTAAATGAAGCTTCCATTACTGAAGTAGAAGCTAGGTGA
- the LOC131074151 gene encoding cysteine-rich receptor-like protein kinase 10 isoform X1, which yields MKYNSLFSIPYRGTTFLPTLLLLLFVWNFPSVMSTYAWHTCDNSSTFTNGSTYSTDLNLVINDLYLNAPKSSGFNTSSHGQSPSKVYGLLQCTRNVSAERCSKCVVEANKTIHDLCPNDIGGKIWLDDCFMRYQNYNFISRLDTNKIILLNTMDISKSRDAFENTTSSLLSNLSDTACIPANKGVAAGTAKYNATGILYGLVQCCRDISTEDCRTCLSKARANLSNCCSTKQGAQFLSASCRARYEIYPILDSQQSPSPLPSPSPSPEESVHPTTSTPEKKSSKTLPIVLGLVGGIILVLFICLVVFRQRVKSLIFKGPVTIATPTQATEMHGFSPQPAFMGEQNLVFSLQALVEATDNFNDNNKLGQGGFGAVYKGITSDGNEIAVKKLSAKSKQGKKEFMNEVKLVANVQHRNLARLLGCCVEGNERLLVYDYFPNKSLDTFLFDVEKRKELDWEKRYNIIIGIARGLLYLHQESQLRIIHRDIKANNILLDHKLNPKIADFGLAKLFPEDKTHIHTRVAGTYGYMPPEYAMRGQLSVKVDVYSFGVVLLEIISGRKNNDNHLPYDMQHLVEWAWKLFQGGNALNMADSEASGVSEEEALRCIHVGLLCVQANATFRPVMSDVITMLSSSSVTLPNPSKPAFVSTGHSHSLKPEPMSMSSWGNDEDKIVTTSQISGATTTSSSGIRSVNEASITEVEAR from the exons ATGAAGTACAACTCTTTGTTCTCTATTCCTTACAGAGGAACTACTTTTCTTCCAACCCTCCTCCTTTTGCTGTTTGTATGGAATTTTCCTTCAGTCATGTCTACCTACGCATGGCACACATGCGATAATTCCTCAACTTTCACCAATGGCAGCACCTATTCCACAGACTTAAACCTAGTTATCAACGATCTGTATCTTAATGCACCTAAAAGTTCAGGGTTTAACACTTCTTCCCATGGCCAATCTCCCAGTAAGGTTTACGGTCTGCTCCAGTGCACTAGAAATGTATCAGCAGAGAGATGCTCAAAATGTGTGGTGGAAGCAAATAAAACCATTCACGACCTTTGCCCCAACGACATAGGTGGGAAAATATGGCTGGATGACTGCTTCATGCGCTATCAAAACTATAATTTCATTTCAAGACTAGATACTAATAAAATTATCTTACTGAATACGATGGATATTAGTAAAAGTAGAGATGCTTTCGAGAACACAACCAGCAGCCTTCTGTCGAATCTGTCTGACACAGCTTGCATCCCTGCAAATAAGGGTGTCGCTGCTGGAACAGCCAAATATAATGCTACTGGAATATTATATGGTTTAGTTCAGTGTTGTAGAGATATATCAACAGAAGATTGCAGAACATGTTTGTCTAAAGCAAGAGCAAATCTGAGCAATTGCTGTTCTACAAAACAAGGAGCCCAGTTTCTGAGCGCGAGCTGCAGGGCAAGATATGAGATATACCCGATTTTGGACTCTCAACAATCGCCCTCTCCCTTGCCCTCGCCCTCTCCCTCCCCTGAGGAGTCCGTACATCCAACTACTTCCACACCAGAAA AAAAGTCCTCGAAAACATTACCTATCGTTTTGGGGCTTGTGGGAGGCATCATTCTAGTTTTATTTATTTGTCTGGTCGTATTCAGACAAAGAGTTAAATCTCTTATTTTTAAGGGACCAGTAACTATTGCTACTCCCACTCAAG CTACAGAGATGCATGGATTTTCCCCTCAACCTGCGTTCATGGGAGAGCAAAACCTTGTCTTCAGCTTACAAGCTCTAGTAGAAGCCACAGATAATTTTAATGACAACAATAAGCTTGGACAGGGAGGCTTCGGTGCGGTGTACAAG GGGATAACTAGTGATGGAAATGAAATAGCAGTGAAGAAACTTTCTGCCAAATCTAAACAAGGAAAGAAAGAATTTATGAATGAAGTAAAATTGGTGGCGAACGTTCAGCACCGAAACCTTGCAAGGCTGCTAGGCTGTTGCGTAGAGGGAAATGAAAggttgcttgtttatgattatTTTCCAAACAAGAGTTTAGACACATTTCTTTTTG ATGTAGAGAAGCGTAAAGAGCTAGACTGGGAAAAGCGTTATAACATCATCATTGGGATTGCTCGTGGACTTCTCTACCTTCACCAGGAGTCACAGTTGAGAATCATTCATAGAGATATTAAAGCGAACAATATTTTGCTTGACCACAAACTCAATCCAAAGATAGCTGACTTTGGTTTAGCTAAACTTTTTCCCGAAGACAAGACACATATCCATACCAGAGTTGCAGGCACATA TGGTTACATGCCTCCAGAGTATGCAATGCGAGGACAGCTGTCAGTTAAAGTAGACGTTTACAGTTTTGGAGTAGTTCTGCTCGAGATCATAAGTGGAAGAAAAAACAATGATAATCATCTTCCCTACGATATGCAACACCTTGTAGAATGG GCATGGAAACTGTTCCAGGGAGGAAATGCACTGAATATGGCAGATTCAGAGGCATCTGGAGTCAGTGAGGAGGAGGCCTTAAGATGCATCCATGTTGGGCTTCTGTGTGTACAAGCTAATGCAACATTTCGTCCAGTTATGTCTGATGTTATTACAATGCTCTCAAGCAGTTCAGTGACATTACCAAATCCTTCAAAACCTGCTTTCGTAAGTACTGGTCACAGCCATTCTCTAAAACCAGAACCAATGTCAATGTCAAGCTGGGGAAATGACGAGGATAAAATCGTAACAACATCACAGATTTCTGGGGCAACTACAACATCTTCATCAGGGATTCGTTCAGTAAATGAAGCTTCCATTACTGAAGTAGAAGCTAGGTGA